In the genome of Chloroflexota bacterium, the window TCCAGTATGGCCTGAATTTCGAGGTCCATGGCTTCCATATCGAAGCGATAGACCTGAATGCCATACCGCATCATGCCGCCGGTTTTTGGCCCAGCTTCGTAAATGGTGACTTTGTGCCCCAACAGCGCCAGGTCATGCGCTACAGTTAATCCCGCGGGGCCAGCGCCAATGACTGCAACCTTTCCGGTTTTGCGGTTTTCTTGCGTGCCAATGCGTTGTAGCTCCTGGCGTGACCAGCGCACCGGCGAATAGAGCTGCGGCGCGCCCGTGCCAGGGAGATCGTGGCAGGAGCTGGTTTTTTTGTTGATGTTGGCTGAAAATACAGTGATTCCGGTGTTGAGTTCAATGCTCTCGACGGGTAACACGTCGGAAACTTCGATGCGCCCTGGCAGGCGATGCCCGGCTTCGGGGCCGTAGCGTTCGGTGAGCACCCGTTTGATGGGTCGAATCGAAATGGGTTTTAGATCCGGGCCAATATCGCCGCGCCGACATGCGACCTCACAGGGTGCGCCGCAGACGCGCCCACATACTGTGGAGAGCGGGTTTGGGTCGTGGGAAATTTCAAAACCCAATTCCAGTTCACCGCGCGCCATCGCGGTCACATAACCGCGTGCATCGGTGTTTACGGGGCAGGCAGCCTGGCACTTGACCGATTCGCGCCAGTCATCGACAGAGGGTATTTTGACCTGGTATTTGAAATCACTCATAAAAAATGCTCCTCTCAGTGGCTTATGCTACAATAGAACCGATTTCTGGCTCTGTTCATAGCCGTTATGGATGAAGCTCGGCCTCTTGGAAAATTAATTAATTTGGAGATCAGTTCAATGTACAAAAAGGTATTAATATTCGTTCTTGCAATGATGTTGGTTGCCCTTGCGGGGTGTAGTGCAAAAGAGAAGGGGGTACCAACAACTGCCGATGCGCCTCCCGACGCTGTTCCTGATCTTGTCGGAATTTATGTTGTCAATGGCGTTGATCCGCTAGGGACAGAGTATGGTGGTCATCTTACAATCCGGGCAGGAGAAAAGGAGCATGAATATCTCTTGCAATGGATTATCGTAGGCGGTATACAAGAAGGTATCGGTATGCTGGAAGGAAACCAGCTTTTAGTTGAGTGGCGTGCCATCGAGGGAGTTACCGGAAAAACCCAGGGGACTGCAATATACACGGTAACGCTTGGCAGAGAGCTTTACGGCACTCGATTGGTTGAAGGCCATTCGGGAGTTGGCGAAGAAATTGCCTTTCCAAACGACTGAACCGATAAAGTTCCCGGTACAAAAAGCACCGGGAACTTTATTATTAAATGACTTACTTGAGGGTTAACAGATAGGCCACCAGTTGGTCAACCTGTTCGTCGGTCAATTCATCACTCCAAACGGGGGGCATGGTGTCGGAGGGGAAACCCTCAACCAGAACCGCGTTGGGGTCCAAAATGGACTCGCGGAGTGTGGCGGCATCGGAGCGTGAGCCAACGCCAGCCAGGGAAGGACCAACGATAACCGTGTCGGCATCCAGTGAATGGCAAGTGATGCAGCCGGGTTGCGCGCCAATGATTTGCTCAGCGAAGAGCTTTTCGCCAGCCGCAGCCGGATCATCAGATGCGCCACCGCCACCACAAGCGGCCAATACTAGGGCCAGTGCCAAAACAAAAGCGACGATCAAGAAATGTTTTTTCATACGATTCTCCTTAGATATATAGAATGGTAAGTTTCTGTGAACAATATTACTATTATTCGCCGGGGGATATTATAGCAGGGCTTCTTCTTGCCCGGGTAAACATTTTGCAAAAAATAGCGCCCTGTACTGTTGTACAGGGTTTCGTGCGCTATTTGAAGGTCAGCATAAATGCGACCAGATCATCAATTTGCTGGTCAGTCAGGTTGTCGCCGAGATTCATGGTTTGTCCAACCGGGTAACCTTCAACGACATAAGCTCCAGGATCTGTGATCGATGTGCGTAAATATTCTTCTGCACTCATGCCTGGAACGCGTTCCGCGGCGCGTGTAGCAACGCCATAGAAGGAAGGCCCAACCAGAACAACATCTTTTTCAAGTGCATGGCAGATACGGCAGCCCGAATTTACGCCCAGCAATGTTTCCAGATAGAGGCGTTCTCCGGCGGCAGCGTCGCCGCCAATTGAGGCATCGCTGTATTCAAAGGTCAGAATTTCACTGGTTTTGAAGCTTGTGGTTTCGTCTAGTAACACCAAAGGCTGAATCTGTTCGGGGCGGTCGTACAGGCTCAAGCGTAAGTGATGTTCACCTGGCGTTACGGCAACTTGTTCAAAAACGATGGAACTGGGCTTTTTCCCGCGCAGGGGATAGGCATTATCAAAAATGACTTCCTGGTCAACTTCCAGCACCAGACGGCTGGGAAGCGTTAAGCCTGGTTCATAATCTTCGATGGTACTGATGCCTGTGATCGGATGCCCGCTGGTGTGGTTGAGTATGATTTCGATTACCGCGCCGGACTGTGGGGCAGAGGGCATGGGAATATTGCTCAATGCGACTTGAACGCTGAGAACAAGAGCCATCAGAATCACAGCGGGAATAAAATGGCTCCATTTGGTCTTTTCAAATACAGCGCCGTAGGCTGTGGCTGCAGTTTGGTGTGAGTTGGATTGGAGGGCCGACTTGAATTCGTTCGGGGTCAGCCAATCGGTTGTGATTGGGGCATTGGCAAAGGCTGATTTAAGTTTGGGCAGCCTTAGGCGGGATACACGTTCCTGCAACCAGAGATTGCCTTCACGATTGGCGCAATCTTCGGGCGGACAGCCCACCACCTGGGCCTCGTCTGCGCCTGCTTCCAGGGTTTGTGTTATCAGGTTGGGGTGCAGCATCCCAACACAGGTTAACGGTACAACCTGAATATCCATTCCATCCGCAGATGTTTGGGGCAATGAGCCGGAGTTGTATTGTGCGTGGCGTTCACAAGTAAATATCACTTTGAGCGGGTTTTCGGTTTTTTGCGCGGCCCGCGCGATGGTTTCTTGCCATAGGGGTTCGGGGGGAATTTCGCCCAGAGTGAGAGCAAATTCGGGGCAACTGCCAATGCAAATGCCACAAGCTACACACAAAGCGGGGTTGATTTCCGCAATAAATTTGGGACGCCCACCCTGACGGTCTTTCATTGCGATAGCCGTGTAGGGGCAGTCAGCTTCGCACAGGGTGCAGCCGGTGCAGCGCTCGGTGCTAACTTTTATGGGAGGCAGGGGCTTGCGCCATAGCAGCCAGGGGGTCGCGTTGATGGCGATCAAAGCCAGCAAAATTCCGCCCCAAAAGATGCCCGGCGAAATTTGAAGCGCGGCAGGTAAATAGAACAAGTAGAAAGGATCAAATGTAATTTCGCCGGGGAGTTGAGCAGGGTTTGCGGGGGGTAGCAGCCCAATGGGAATGATGAGTGCTATTGCCATCAACAACCCAATGGATGCAAATGTCCAATAGCGCGGCGGCATGATTTTGGGACGGCTGAGGCGTTTGATGTGGAAATACCAGAAACCTAAACCCAGGAAAATCGATAAGAGCAAGTGAATAACGAATAAGAACAGCATGAACAACCAGCCTGAACCGGCTTGCGCCCCGACTACAAAACTGGTCAGAAAAGCAACTCCCCCTGAGGCGTTTTCCAGCATATCGACCAGTGTTTGGGTAATGATCTGAGCGCGTACATCCCAGAGCATCCAGTAGCCGGTCACGCCGATCGCCCAGATGAAAACTGTGGTGACTACACCCGAGACCCAAGCCAACCAACGCGGGCCGCGGAAGCGATCCTGGAAGAAAGTGCGCCAACCGTGCAACAGCGCTGTGATCAGGGCTGCATCGGAAGCGTAACGATGTATGGCGCGCATCCAGCGATTGAAGAAATTGGCTTCGAGTTTAGCAATCGCTGCATACGATGCGTCAAAGCCAAACTGATAGAACATGGTCAGGTAAACGCCAGTAAAGAGAATGACGACCAACAGGGCGACAGTCAGGGTGCCAGTGTGATAGAAAGGATTGAATTCTGGACGGATGACCAGCTTGCTGATGGGAGCTTCGAAGATCAGCGAGACGCGCTCCATGAGATTGAGGAATCGCCGGACGAGATTGTTTTGCCGGGTTTTCCAATCTACGCTGGGGTTAAGCGCTAAAAGCCGCTGGATGAAGTTCTTTTTCTGACGATCCGGTTTTTGCTGAGT includes:
- a CDS encoding NAD(P)-binding protein, with translation MGPDLKPISIRPIKRVLTERYGPEAGHRLPGRIEVSDVLPVESIELNTGITVFSANINKKTSSCHDLPGTGAPQLYSPVRWSRQELQRIGTQENRKTGKVAVIGAGPAGLTVAHDLALLGHKVTIYEAGPKTGGMMRYGIQVYRFDMEAMDLEIQAIL
- a CDS encoding c-type cytochrome — its product is MKKHFLIVAFVLALALVLAACGGGGASDDPAAAGEKLFAEQIIGAQPGCITCHSLDADTVIVGPSLAGVGSRSDAATLRESILDPNAVLVEGFPSDTMPPVWSDELTDEQVDQLVAYLLTLK
- a CDS encoding hydrogenase iron-sulfur subunit, whose translation is MTTQQKPDRQKKNFIQRLLALNPSVDWKTRQNNLVRRFLNLMERVSLIFEAPISKLVIRPEFNPFYHTGTLTVALLVVILFTGVYLTMFYQFGFDASYAAIAKLEANFFNRWMRAIHRYASDAALITALLHGWRTFFQDRFRGPRWLAWVSGVVTTVFIWAIGVTGYWMLWDVRAQIITQTLVDMLENASGGVAFLTSFVVGAQAGSGWLFMLFLFVIHLLLSIFLGLGFWYFHIKRLSRPKIMPPRYWTFASIGLLMAIALIIPIGLLPPANPAQLPGEITFDPFYLFYLPAALQISPGIFWGGILLALIAINATPWLLWRKPLPPIKVSTERCTGCTLCEADCPYTAIAMKDRQGGRPKFIAEINPALCVACGICIGSCPEFALTLGEIPPEPLWQETIARAAQKTENPLKVIFTCERHAQYNSGSLPQTSADGMDIQVVPLTCVGMLHPNLITQTLEAGADEAQVVGCPPEDCANREGNLWLQERVSRLRLPKLKSAFANAPITTDWLTPNEFKSALQSNSHQTAATAYGAVFEKTKWSHFIPAVILMALVLSVQVALSNIPMPSAPQSGAVIEIILNHTSGHPITGISTIEDYEPGLTLPSRLVLEVDQEVIFDNAYPLRGKKPSSIVFEQVAVTPGEHHLRLSLYDRPEQIQPLVLLDETTSFKTSEILTFEYSDASIGGDAAAGERLYLETLLGVNSGCRICHALEKDVVLVGPSFYGVATRAAERVPGMSAEEYLRTSITDPGAYVVEGYPVGQTMNLGDNLTDQQIDDLVAFMLTFK